A stretch of Porites lutea chromosome 5, jaPorLute2.1, whole genome shotgun sequence DNA encodes these proteins:
- the LOC140939015 gene encoding uncharacterized protein → MGDFKTAIDYHESNLKITKELCDRSGEGKAYGNLGNAYHKLGSFKTAMDYHERCLEVAEELDDTSGKGVAYCNLGNVYHSMGDYKKAIEYHKQSLKIAENLGDRSGEAKAYSNLGCAFDGLGDFRKAIDYHERDLKIVKELGDRLGEGEAYNNLGIAYRNLGDFKKSIDFFKLYLKLSTQLGDRSGEGRAYCNLAVAHYSMENFKIAIHCYKRHSEIAKELGVRWREGEAYGNLGDSYHRLGEFKTAIDYYERCLEIAKELGDRSREGAAYGDLGNVHYRLGDFKTALDYHERHLKIARELGDRSREGVAYGALGNVLVSLGDFKTAKDYHEQQVKIAKELGDTLEEGVAYGNLGNTHYHMGDFKTAIDYYKRLLKIAKELGDTSGVGKAYGNLGNVYRSLGEFKAAIDYYEGDLKIAKELGDKSEEGNAYGSLGNVYYNLEDFKTALDYHERALKIAEELDETSGRGAAYCNLGNVHYRLGDLKTALDYHKRHLKFAKELGDRSGEGNAHGNLGCTFESLGDFETAIHHYERHLDIAKELSDTLGEAKACWNSGTFCEYVGQVPMAKGYHQSSITLLNNIRDRLQFDDKLKISFRDRYQGIYTALWRLMLREGKYTEALISAEKVRAQGLRDLMVFNYGFEVNDIESSEDHRSFPPNTIFMAIVENELVFWVCQNWKEVKLRRKEVSSQYDTSTYLQSLVDDMGESALNTLYDIIIDPIKDLFSGNELIFVPEGPLCLAPFAAFKGPNSEHLCASFRIRLIPSLTSLKMIGDCPVDYHCKSGVLLVGDPWVQEVTEREQLPYAKEEVEMIGEMLGCTPLVGRQATKDEVLRRIGSVALVHIAAHGSMETGEIALAPDDAKMDFILTMRDVLRVKMRARLVVLSCCHSAQGEIKAEGVVGIARAFLGAGARSVLVSLWAIDDKATLEFMKNFYQFLVTGKSASEALNQAMNCMRESEEFGVVKYWAPFVLIGDDVTLELSGYE, encoded by the coding sequence ATGGGAGATTTTAAAACAGCAATAGACTACCATGAAAGTAATctaaaaattacaaaagaatTGTGCGACAGATCGGGAGAAGGAAAGGCGTATGGAAATCTCGGAAACGCGTATCACAAGCTGGGAAGTTTTAAAACAGCGATGGACTACCATGAACGTTGTCTAGAAGTTGCGGAAGAATTGGATGACACTTCGGGAAAAGGAGTAGCGTATTGCAATCTTGGCAACGTCTATCACAGTATGGGGGATTATAAAAAagctatagaataccataaacAAAGTCTAAAAATTGCCGAAAACTTGGGAGACAGATCGGGTGAAGCAAAAGCGTATAGCAATCTTGGATGCGCCTTTGACGGTTTGGGAGATTTTAGAAAAGCCATAGACTACCATGAACGTGATCTTAAAATTGTAAAAGAACTAGGGGACAGATTGGGAGAAGGAGAGGCGTATAACaatcttggcatcgcctatCGCAATctgggagattttaaaaaatccattgatttttttaaactttatctAAAACTTTCCACACAATTGGGTGACAGATCGGGAGAAGGAAGGGCGTATTGCAACTTGGCCGTTGCTCATTACAgtatggaaaattttaaaatagccaTACACTGCTATAAACGTCATTCGGAAATCGCGAAAGAATTGGGTGTCAGGTGGAGAGAGGGAGAGGCATATGGCAATCTTGGTGACTCCTATCACAGACTGGGAGAATTCAAAACAGCCATAGACTACTATGAACGGTGTCTGGAAATTGCGAAAGAACTGGGTGACAGGTCGAGAGAAGGAGCGGCGTATGGTGATCTTGGCAACGTCCATTACAGACTGGGAGATTTTAAAACAGCCTTAGACTACCATGAACGGCATCTCAAAATTGCGAGAGAACTGGGTGACAGATCGAGAGAAGGAGTGGCGTATGGCGCTCTTGGCAACGTTCTTGTTAGTCTGGGAGATTTTAAAACAGCCAAAGACTACCATGAACAACAAGTAAAAATTGCGAAAGAATTGGGTGACACATTGGAGGAAGGAGTGGCGTATGGAAATCTTGGCAACACCCATTACCATATGGGAGATTTTAAAACAGCCATAGACTACTATAAACGACTACTAAAAATTGCCAAAGAATTGGGTGACACATCGGGAGTAGGAAAGGCGtatggtaatcttggcaacgttTATCGCAGTCTGGGAGAATTTAAAGCAGCCATAGACTACTATGAAGGTGATCTTAAAATTGCGAAAGAACTGGGTGACAAATCGGAAGAAGGAAATGCGTATGGAAGTCTTGGAAACGTCTATTACAATCTGGAagattttaaaacagctttagaCTACCATGAACGTGCTCTAAAAATTGCGGAAGAATTGGATGAAACGTCGGGAAGAGGAGCGGCATATTGCAATCTTGGTAACGTCCATTACAGACTGGGAGACTTGAAAACAGCCCTAGACTACCATAAACGTCATTTGAAATTTGCGAAAGAACTGGGTGACAGATCGGGAGAAGGAAACGCGCATGGAAATCTTGGATGCACCTTCGAAAGTCTGGGAGATTTTGAAACAGCCATACATCATTATGAACGTCACCTAGACATTGCAAAAGAATTGAGTGACACATTAGGAGAGGCGAAAGCTTGTTGGAattcaggtacattttgtgaATATGTAGGCCAAGTTCCAATGGCTAAGGGATACCATCAGAGCAGTATTACTTTGTTAAATAATATCAGAGATCGTCTTCAATTTGACGACAAGTTGAAAATAAGCTTTCGTGATCGATACCAAGGAATATACACTGCACTTTGGCGCTTGATGTTAAGAGAAGGCAAGTATACTGAGGCTTTGATTTCTGCGGAGAAGGTTCGGGCACAGGGTCTAAGAGATCTTATGGTATTTAATTATGGATTTGAAGTGAATGATATTGAATCAAGTGAAGATCACAGGTCCTTTCCTCCGAATACCATATTTATGGCAATTGTAGAAAACGAATTAGTCTTTTGGGTTTGTCAGAACTGGAAGGAGGTTAAATTAAGAAGAAAGGAAGTCAGTTCCCAGTATGACACTAGCACTTATTTACAGTCTCTTGTCGATGATATGGGTGAAAGTGCCTTGAATACACTATACGACATCATCATTGATCCTATTAAAGATCTGTTTTCGGGAAATGAACTCATATTCGTGCCTGAAGGCCCACTTTGCTTGGCTCCCTTTGCTGCATTTAAGGGCCCAAACTCCGAACACCTCTGTGCATCATTCAGAATTCGCTTGATTCCATCTCTCACCAGCTTGAAAATGATTGGAGATTGTCCGGTAGATTATCACTGTAAGTCTGGCGTGCTTCTTGTTGGTGACCCATGGGTGCAAGAAGTGACAGAGCGAGAGCAGTTGCCATATGCCAAAGAGGAAGTAGAGATGATTGGTGAAATGCTTGGTTGTACACCTCTTGTTGGAAGACAAGCCACAAAGGATGAGGTATTAAGACGAATCGGTTCGGTTGCTTTGGTTCACATCGCTGCACATGGCAGCATGGAAACGGGCGAAATTGCCTTGGCGCCAGATGATGCTAAGATGGATTTCATTTTGACAATGAGAGATGTACTGCGTGTTAAAATGCGTGCGAGACTGGTTGTACTCAGCTGTTGTCATAGTGCTCAAGGAGAGATAAAAGCAGAAGGCGTGGTTGGCATAGCACGGGCATTTTTGGGtgctggtgctcgttctgtTCTGGTGTCGTTGTGGGCGATTGATGACAAGGCCACTCTTGAGTTTATGAAAAATTTCTATCAATTTCTTGTGACAGGAAAAAGTGCCAGTGAAGCCTTAAACCAAGCAATGAACTGCATGAGAGAATCTGAGGAATTTGGTGTAGTCAAGTACTGGGCACCGTTTGTGCTCATCGGTGATGACGTCACATTAGAATTGTCAGGATACGAATAA